In Silene latifolia isolate original U9 population chromosome X, ASM4854445v1, whole genome shotgun sequence, the following proteins share a genomic window:
- the LOC141618838 gene encoding uncharacterized protein LOC141618838, protein MWFPEAFKNKVMQCITTSAFSLALNGALFGYFPAARYRFKFHPLCKQLRITNLMFADDVLMFSNGDATSMMLILQSFSTFSKTSGLKVSACKTNAYFNRVHEELKQDILRVSCFCEGTMPFKYLGMPIQTTRLKKKRL, encoded by the exons ATGTGGTTTCCTGAGGCTTTTAAGAACAAGGTCATGCAATGTATTACTACTTCTGCTTTCTCATTAGCTCTCAATGGTGCGTTATTTGGATACTTTCCCG CTGCCAGATACAGGTTTAAATTTCACCCTCTCTGTAAACAATTGAGAATCACAAatctgatgtttgctgatgatgtgtTGATGTTTAGCAATGGGGATGCTACCTCTATGATGTTGATTTTACAGTCCTTCTCAACTTTCTCCAAGACCTCAGGGTTGAAAGTGAGTGCTTGTAAGACCAATGCTTATTTCAATAGAGTGCATGAGGAGCTCAAGCAGGATATTCTGAGGGTTTCTTGTTTTTGTGAAGGAACCATGCCTTTCAAATACTTAGGAATGCCCATTCAAACTACCAgattaaagaaaaaaagattgtaa
- the LOC141618837 gene encoding uncharacterized protein LOC141618837, with translation MAVLSTGEILLWLSLLFAVPNKRVDWELRIEEIWNKAMVGRLVDWVVAKKESIWVKWVNANYLKRRDWQEYTASSNSSWVWRRICRVKQELSAGYNQGKWNLQPEGYTPAGCYEWLRGSRPKVDWYGLVWDTWNLPKHRLMGWFMAHNSLHTNSKLLGFGLDIDDSCYLCGLAAETQHHLFFECEFSKQALHLVNQGTGFSIHDSNVLDWCAHRPGSKVQKGVQNAMVMGTIYQLWQQRNRCRVEKVLQRPTIVAQMLLEELRKRIRERDKSLMKCHDI, from the coding sequence ATGGCAGTGCTGAGTACAGGAGAAATCCTCTTGTGGCTTAGTCTACTATTTGCAGTCCCAAACAAGAGGGTGGATTGGGAATTAAGGATCGAAGAGATATGGAACAAAGCTATGGTGGGTAGGCTAGTGGATTGGGTGGTAGCAAAGAAGGAGTCTATCTGGGTTAAATGGGTGAATGCTAATTATCTTAAGAGGAGGGATTGGCAAGAATACACAGCTAGCTCTAATTCCAGTTGGGtttggaggaggatttgtaggGTGAAACAAGAATTATCTGCTGGGTACAATCAAGGGAAATGGAATCTTCAACCAGAGGGTTATACTCCAGCAGGCTGCTATGAATGGCTAAGAGGTTCACGCCCTAAGGTGGACTGGTATGGTTTGGTGTGGGACACGTGGAACCTACCTAAACACAGGTTAATGGGGTGGTTCATGGCTCATAACTCCTTGCACACTAATAGCAAACTGCTTGGATTTGGGCTAGACATTGATGACAGTTGTTACCTCTGTGGACTGGCTGCTGAGACTCAACATCATTTGTTCTTTGAATGTGAGTTTAGTAAGCAGGCACTACATCTTGTGAATCAGGGAACTGGATTCAGTATACATGACTCAAACGTCCTGGACTGGTGTGCTCATAGACCAGGCTCGAAAGTTCAAAAGGGAGTGCAAAATGCTATGGTCATGGGGACCATATACCAGCTATGGCAACAGAGGAATAGGTGTAGAGTTGAGAAGGTGTTGCAGAGGCCTACAATTGTCGCTCAAATGCTCCTGGAAGAATTGAGGAAGAGGATTAGAGAGCGTGATAAAAGTCTGATGAAATGCCATGATATATAA